A DNA window from Gigantopelta aegis isolate Gae_Host chromosome 4, Gae_host_genome, whole genome shotgun sequence contains the following coding sequences:
- the LOC121371495 gene encoding presenilin-2-like, whose product MSNPEVKVTEPTERTTLMSRSVEQPNGVPSDNDPNTLPSYQSGGEVQVVSRASRRNNASRSANRGAHGQDDEQSESEDDDDTLLYGAKHVIMLFVPVTLCMMVVVATISSVTFYSEQTTYLIYTPFHDKTEDTGTKLWQSFANAFILLGVVAFMTIVLLLLYKYRCYKVIHGWLIVSSLMLLFLFSYIYLGEVLKAYNVPFDYPTVIVIMWNFGVVGMVCIHWKGPLLLQQAYLIVISALMALVFIKYLPDWTTWVVLGVMVVWDLVAVLCPKGPLRILVETAQERNEPIFPALIYSSTMMWQTVTMADVDDADKNKNKTKGSPPSRHTESTDSEDEGGFTSHVPHNRASELQSAPGESATADTSDTAANVDSVQVQESTANQSTNKEGQRKRPRTETEQSDSHEARTAVAALGNSSSRSQTRTAARSQTSAPGQDEEEEERGVKLGLGDFIFYGVLVGKASSYGDWNTTLACFVAILIGLCFTLLLLAMFRKALPALPISITFGLIFNFATSVLVRPFMDKLTSEQVYI is encoded by the exons ATGAGCAATCCAGAAGTTAAAGTCACAGAACCAACAGAAAGAACCACTCTAATGAGTCGATCTGTAGAGCAACCAAATGGTGTACCATCTGATAATGATCCCAATACATTGCCTTCCTACCAGAGTGGTGGGGAAGTTCAG GTTGTAAGTCGAGCCTCAAGAAGGAATAATGCCAGCAGGTCTGCCAACCGAGGCGCACATGGTCAAGATGACGAGCAGTCTGAGTCTGAGGACGATGATGACACCTTGCTGTATGGAGCAAAACACGTCATCATGCTGTTCGTTCCAGTCACACTGTGCATGATGGTCGTGGTGGCAACAATTAGCTCGGTTACCTTTTATTCAGAGCAGACAACGTACTT AATTTACACCCCATTCCATGACAAAACAGAAGATACTGGGACCAAACTTTGGCAGTCATTTGCAAATGCGTTCATCCTGCTTGGTGTGGTAGCCTTCATGACCATTGTGCTACTGCTTCTGTATAAATACCGCTGCTATAAG gttaTTCATGGCTGGTTGATTGTGTCATCTCTCATGCTGCTGTTTCTGTTTTCTTATATATATCTTGg GGAAGTGTTAAAAGCGTACAACGTTCCGTTTGACTACCCGACTGTGATCGTGATTATGTGGAACTTTGGAGTGGTTGGTATGGTCTGTATACACTGGAAGGGCCCACTCCTCCTGCAGCAGGCCTATCTGATCGTGATCAGCGCCTTGATGGCCCTCGTCTTCATCAAGTATCTACCCGACTGGACCACCTGGGTTGTGCTAGGCGTCATGGTCGTGTGGG ATTTGGTCGCTGTTTTGTGTCCCAAGGGACCGCTTCGCATACTGGTGGAAACTGCACAAGAGAGAAATGAGCCAATATTCCCTGCACTCATATATTCAT CGACCATGATGTGGCAGACTGTAACGATGGCTGATGTAGATGAcgcagataaaaataaaaacaaaactaaaggaAGCCCACCATCACGTCACACAG AATCAACTGATTCAGAGGATGAGGGTGGGTTTACTTCCCATGTTCCACATAATAGAGCCAGTGAGTTGCAGAGTGCTCCAGGAG aatCAGCTACAGCAGACACTAGTGACACAGCAGCTAATGTTGACAGCGTACAAGTTCAGGAATCGACGGCCAATCAATCTACAAACAAAGAAGGTCAGCGGAAACGTCCTCGAACTGAGACTGAACAATCCGATTCACATGAAGCCCGGACAGCTGTAGCAGCGTTAGGCAACTCATCGAGCAGGAGCCAGACTCGTACAGCCGCACGGAGCCAGACTTCGGCACCCGGtcaagatgaagaagaagaagaaa gaGGTGTTAAACTTGGACTTGgagattttatattttatggagTACTTGTGGGAAAGGCATCCTCTTATGGAGACTGGAATACAACTCTGGCCTGCTTTGTTGCAATCTTGATA ggTCTTTGCTTCACACTTCTCCTTTTGGCCATGTTCCGGAAAGCTCTGCCAGCTCTGCCAATATCCATTACATTTGGACTCATATTTAACTTCGCCACCAGTGTTCTGGTCAGACCATTCATGGACAAGCTTACCAGTGAACAAGTCTATATTTAG